In Roseibium algicola, the DNA window GAGCGGCGGGATCTCTCCGATTTCATAAAGATCTTTCACCGGCGCGCCCTCTCGCGTTTGGTTGTCATTGGCTTCCGCGGTCGCTGTCATTCTCCCCTCCCAGGGCTTCTTTTGGGCCTCAGAATTTCGCATTTGCACAAGTCGTAATCGGGCAAATACCCAATTTTGCGCAACTATTGTTCAAAAACGATCACCGTTCTATACGACTATTGCTTAACTTGCGTTTTGATGCCAACCATATTTTGCATTGCACATTGGGGTTTCGCAGTCGCGTAAACTCCGGCACACTGCTGACTGTTCGGGAGAAACAGGCTGACGCGGTGCTGCCAAATCAAGAAAAAACAGGCAGCAGAACGCCTTAGGAGGATGAGTGGCATGAGTGCATCGGGTGAGAGCCGGCCGGAGAAAGATCGTCCGTGGATTTTCCGGACCTACGCGGGCCACTCGACGGCGGCCGAATCGAACAAGCTCTACCGTGGCAATCTTGCCAAGGGTCAGACCGGCCTGTCCGTTGCGTTCGATCTGCCGACTCAGACCGGCTACGATCCGGATGACGCCCTGGCGCGCGGCGAAGTGGGCAAGGTCGGTGTTCCGGTGGCACATCTCGGCGACATGCGCACCCTGTTCCAGGACATACCGCTGGAGCGGATGAACACCTCCATGACGATTAATGCGACCGCACCCTGGCTGCTGTCGCTCTATATAGCGGCTGCCGACGAACAGGGCGCCGACCGCAAACTGCTGTCGGGCACGACCCAGAACGACATCATCAAGGAATATCTGTCCCGGGGCACCTATGTGTTTCCGCCGGCGCCTTCGCTCAGGCTGACGACCGATGTCATCGCCTGGACCTATTCCAACATGCCCAAATGGAACCCGATGAACGTCTGCTCCTATCATTTGCAGGAAGCAGGTGCGACACCGGTTCAGGAGTTGTCCTTCGCGCTGGCAACGGCGGTTGCCATTCTGGATTCCATCAAGGCGAGCGGGGCCATTCCCGATGAAGACTTCCCGAAGGCTGTCGGCCGGATTTCCTTCTTCGTCAATGCGGGCATGCGGTTCATTACCGAGATGTGCAAGATGCGCGCCTTCACCGAATTGTGGGACGAGATCTGCCTGGAGCGCTATGGCGTTGAGGACGAGCGCTATCGCCGCTTCCGCTATGGGGTTCAGGTGAACAGCCTCGGGCTGACCGAGCCGCAGCCGGAAAACAACGTCTACCGTATCCTCATCGAGATGCTGGCAGTGGTCTTGTCCAAGAATGCGCGCGCCCGCGCCGTGCAGCTGCCGGCATGGAACGAAGCGCTGGGCCTGCCGCGACCGTTCGACCAGCAGTGGTCGCTGCGGATGCAGCAGATCGTCGCCTATGAGACCGACCTTCTGGATTATGCGGACATTTTTGACGGCTCGGCCGAAATTACCCGCAAGGTGGAAGAGCTGAAGGCGCAAGCCCGCGAGGAACTTGCCCGGATTGATGCCATGGGTGGTGCGGTCGCCGCGGTCGATAGCAGCTACATGAAGCGCCAGCTTGTGGAAGCCAATTCCGCACGCCTTGCCGCGATCGAAGGCGGCGACCAGGTGGTGGTCGGCGTCAACCGCTGGACAGACAGCGAGCCTTCACCTCTGGCCGCCGGGGAAGATGGCGGCATTCTCACCGTTTCCGAGCATGTCGAGGAAGAAGCGGTCGAGAAGGTCAAGGCCTGGCGCGATGCACGCGATCAAGCCGCGGTCGAAACCGCGCTGGCGGACCTGAAAGCCGCCGCCCAGGAAGGCCGCAACATCATGGAGCCCTCGATTGCCGCAGCCAAGGCCGGAGCGACCACAGGCGAATGGGGCCGGACACTGCGCGAGGTCTTTGGCGAGTACCGTGCACCGACCGGTGTCGGCCAGGCCGTGCGGGACAATGCCGGCACTTTGGCAGACATCCGCTCGGACGTGGAGGCGGTATCAAAGAAACTAGGCCGCCGACTGAAGTTCCTGGTCGGCAAACCGGGTCTCGACGGGCATTCGAACGGTGCGGAACAGATTGCCGTCAGGGCGCGCGACTGCGGCATGGAAGTGGTCTATGAGGGAATCCGGCTGACGCCGGCGCAGATCGTCAACGCCGCGGTGGAAGAAGACGTTCACGTGATCGGTCTGTCGATCCTGTCCGGCTCGCACCTGGCCCTGGTGCGTGACGTAATGGACCGCCTGCGGGCAGCCGGTGCGGACGATATCCCGGTCGTGGTTGGCGGGATTATCCCTGACGAAGACGCCGCACAGCTCAAGGCGCAAGGCATTGCGGCGGTCTATACGCCCAAGGATTTCCAGCTCACCGATATCATGGCTGATGTGGTGAAGATTGTCGGCAACCGTGCAGAACAGGCTGCTTGAACCGGCCTTCGTCGAAAGTGACAACAATGCCGATTGAAGTATTTATTGGCGAAAATTATTCGCTCTTCTAGTCTCGGATAAACTTTCAGTTGCAACTGGCGCAGTCGTGGCTGCGTCGGTTTCGCTGGCGGGTTCAAGATTTATTTATACTTGGCCATTAGTAGTTTCCCTTAGCGCGGGTCTAAGCAGGAAACGATCCGATGATACGTAAGCCAATTTCCAGAATAACTTCAGTCCTCATCGGATTGCGGGACGGGACCAGTCTGCGCCAGCAGATTGCCCTTCTGGCGGCTTCGCTTTGCATCCTTTCGATCGCGGTGGCCGCATTCGGTGCGGCCCTGATTGCACGCGGCGAAGCCATCCGGGAAAACCGGTGGGACCTGACCCTGGTTGCGCGCAGCATGGCGCAGCGGCTGGACCAGACGATGTTCGACCGTTACCGCGAAGTGCGCAACGTCGCAGACATGGAACTGCTGAAGCCTGTCTGGACCCGCAATCCCGACATCATCCGTGAAACGCTTGACCAGCTGCAGCGCAGCCTGCCGCAATATGCCTGGATCGGATTTGCATCTGTCGACGGCACGGTCGTGGCGGCAACCAAGGGCATGCTGGAGGGCGTATCCGTCGCCGAGCGGCCCTGGTTCGTCAGTGGTCTGAAAGGGCCTGCGGTCGAGGATGTGCATCTTGCCAAGTTGCTTGACCACCTGCTGCGGACAAGCCCCGACGAAGCGCCGTTTCGTTTCGTTGACGTGGCAATGCCGGTAAAAGACGAAAACGGAAAACTGGCGGGCGTACTCGGTGCGCACATGAGCTGGAGCTGGGCGGAAGAAACCCGGCGCGATGTTCTGGAAAACAATCTCGGCAAGGAAGGGCTCGATCTCTTCGTGCTTGCGCGCGACGGCACGGTGCTTGTCGGGGAAGACGCCGAGGGCGCGAGCCTCTCTCGGGAAGCTGCAGCCTACGATCCCGGCAATCCCGACATGGTGGTCGCGGAGGTCGAAACCTCGGGCCTTGGCGATTATCCGGGGCTGGGCTGGAAAGTTGCCGTGCAGCAGCCGGTCAGCGTCGTGTCGGCTCGGGTGGCGGCTCTGGTTCGCAATATCTTTCTGATCGGATTTGCGGTCGCCTGTCTTTCCGCGCTGCTGGCATGGCTTGCGTCTCGCACCATCTCGCAGCCGCTTCTCGGCCTGGTCACAGCACTGGACAGGATCGGGCGTGACGAAAAGGAAACGACAGTTCCGCGCTTGCACGGGTTCCGGGAGCTTTCGCAGGTGTCTGCCTCCGTCAGATCGCTGTTGCGCCGGCTCGGTGCGGTGGAAGAAAGCGCAAGAACAGCCCGGGACATGCTGGCGGTTCTGAAGGACGAATACAGCCGCAACATACGGTCCAGTGAGGAACGGAACCGGCAACTGGGAGCCGACATCCGCTCCTTGAGAACGCTGGCGGAACACGATTCCCTGTCGGGCCTCCTGAACCGGCGTGCGTTCCAGCCATTTGCGGAAGATGCCTTTGCGACCTTCCAGCGTCACGACCGGCTGTTCAGCGTGCTGATGATCGATGCGGACCACTTCAAGACCGTCAATGACCAATTCGGGCACCGGGCCGGTGACGACGTCATCCGGGCCATCGGGGATGCCATCGTTGAAGAAATCCGTTCGACCGACAAGGCTGCCCGGTTCGGCGGGGAAGAATTCGTTCTCCTCCTGAGGGAAAACGACGCAAACGGGGCCTGGGTTCTGGCCGAGCGCATCAGGTTGAGAATTGCAGCCCTCACCGTGGATGCCGGCGTTGGCAATATCTCCGTCACGGTCAGCATTGGTCTGGCGGAAGTCACGGCTGATGATCGTGATGTCGAAGACACGATCGCCCGGGCGGATCAGGCGCTTTACATCGCCAAATCGTCGGGCCGCAACCGGGTCTGTGTCGACTATCCGACCCCTCGGTCCCAGTCGGCCTGAGACAGTTGCCTTTGACAATACCGAGGGTTAACTTAACGTAAAGTTTTGTTAACCCTTTGTTGAAACAATTGGCGGGTTCCGCCAGAAGGCGGCAATTCTCTGAGGGCCAGGAGGCCGGAATGGCGACGATCGAAAGGCCGCAATCGGCCCAGGTCGTGGCGCATGCGACAGAGTACCCCGCGGACCGTGACGGTGACGGCACCGGTTACGACCGCAGAAAGAAGCGTGACACCGCAGAGCGCCATGAAAATGAAACCGGGATGTCCGAGGACACTCCGGCAGTTCTTGTTGACGATCACCACACCGTAAATCATGTGCTGGATGGCGTTGCCGCCTATCGGGCTGTCGCGTTGCAGGTCATGGAACCGGGCATCGATCACGGGCCGGTACACCCCTTGCGGGGACCTGTGGACAGGATGCCCGCGGACAACCTCCGTCATGCCTATGAGGATCACGAGGACGGTGAGCCGCCCCATGAGGTGAATGTCGCGACCTGACGGGCGAAGTCGTCCAAAAGGTTGAAGTCACTTGGCTCGTTACGTATTAACCCGTATCTATGGCCGGCAGGGGAGATCCCCTATCGTTCGTGCACAGGTGCGCGTCCTTCGGGATGCAGTGCCAGGTGCCGCCATTCCGGTTGGCAGGCCTGCCCATATCTGGCGCAGGTGGCTGATCCCGGGTGACAAGAGCTGGAGACTTGAGTTTGACTTTCCCCGCACATCTTCTCGAAGGCTACGGCCGTTACCTCAACAAGGGGTTCGTCAGATACAAGGAAACCCATGAACGCCTGGCGGTCTATGGTCAGACGCCGGATGTGATGGTGATTTCCTGCTGCGACAGCCGGGTTACGCCGGAAGGCATCTTCAATGTCGGTCCGGGCGAATTGTTCGTGGTGCGCAACGTTGCCAACCTGGTGCCGCCTTACGAGGATACGGAAGGCCAGCACGGCACAAGCGCCGCGATCGAATTCGCGGTCAACGGGCTCAAGGTCAAGCACATTGTGATCATGGGACACGGCCAGTGCGGCGGCGTGAAGGCGTTCCGGGAAAACGCGAATGCGCCGATGGCGACAGGTCAGTTCATTGGTCGGTGGATCAAGCTGCTGGAGCCGGCGGCAATCGCGATGGCCTGCATGCCGGTGGACAAGGCTGACGATCCTCAGCTTGCCATGGAATATGCCGGTATCCGCCAGTCGCTGAAGAACCTGATGACCTTCCCGTTCATCGAGGCGGCCGTTTCGGCGGGGTCACTCAGCCTGCACGGGTCCTGGTTCGACATCGGGTCCGGCGAATTGCGGGTCATGGACGCCGAAACACAGAGATTCTCCACGACAGCCCCGGAAGTTCTCGCCACCGCGGGATAAGCGCTGCAAGGAAAGGGACGTCATGCTCGTCGATCCGGTGCTCTATCGCCGAATGGCCAAATACAACAGCTGGATGACCGAAAAGGTCTATGCGGCAGCGGATCTCATGAGCGATGAAGACCGCAAGGCCGACCGGGGCGCCTTCTTCCGGTCCGTGCATTCCACGCTTAACCACATCCTGTTTGCCGACAGGGCCTGGATGAGCCGCTTCACCGGCCGCAAATACGAAATCAAGGGCATGGGCGTCGATCTCTTCGAGAATTTCGATGAGTTGAAAGCCGCCCATTTCGACATGTGCCTGCAGATTTCCGACTTTGCCGAGTGGCTGACCATCGACTGGCTGGCGGAGGATCTGGAATGGACAAGCGGCCAGGACGGTATTCCCCGGTCCCGGCCGCGCTGGATGCTTGTCACCCACATGTTCAATCACCAGACCCATCATCGCGGCCAGGTGTCGACACTGCTGACACAGGCCGGGCATGACATCGGCGTAACCGATCTGCCGTTCATGCCCGATCTGGTGTGACGGGGAAGCCTGTTCAGACTTCCGTCTTCATTCCGTAGTTCTTCACCGCGCCAAGCACCGCGTCGATCTCGGATTTCGAAAGAATGTGCGGCGAGCCGATCGTCCGGCTGAGGATATAGGCCTTGGCCAGGACTTCCAGTTCCTCAAGACGCCAGAGGCCCTTTTCAAGGGTCTCGCCGACAACCACGGCACCGTGGTTGGCCATCAGGCAGCCTTGCCGGTCTTTCATGACGTCTGTCACTTCCCGCGCAAGTTCGTCGCTGCCGAAGAGGGCGTAGCCCGCCAGGGGAACCGTGTCACCACCGAAGAGCGCGATCATGTAATGGCAGGAGGGGATCTCCATCCGGTTGATCGCCAGCGCGGTGCAGTGGACCGGGTGGGCGTGCACGACTGCGTGCATGTCCGGCTTTGCCCGCAGCAGCGCAAGGTGGAACTGCCATTCGGTTGAAGGCGGCAGGGGCCCTTCGAAAGCGCTGTCGCCGTCCAGCGGGATGGAGGCCAGCATCTCCGGGGTCATGCGGTCATAGGGCACGCCGGAGGGCGTGATGATCATCCGGTCGCCTGCGCGCGCGGAAATATTGCCCGATGTGCCCTGGTTGATACCGCGGCTGTTCATCTCCTTGCAGGAATCGATGATGGCCTGGCGAAGTTCGGGAGTGTCCTGATAAGGCGTCTTAAGCATTGTTTTCCGTCAGATAGAGCATTTCCGTCGCCGTTTCCGAGCAGGTGGCGATGTGGGTGGCGTAGCCGCCGCGCAGGGCGGCCAGCATCGGTCTGGCACGGTCCGGGCCGGAGCCGACCAGCAGGCCCATGTCCTTGCCGCGCATCTGGTCCAGCGTCACGGCAATCATCCGGTCCTCGATTTCCCGGTTGAGACCGTTGCCGTCGTGGTCGATCAGGCGGCCGCAGATCACGCCGATGGCACCACGTTCCGCACATGGGTCAACGTCGGCGGGGTCAAGCAGGCCGGTATGGACGACGTGGCTGTCTGCGGTGCAGGTGCCGCAGGCGAAGATGGTCTTGTTGCAGTCGGCCACTGCATCAAGCTGCATGCGGATCACCGGTTCCCGCTTCAGTTCTTCCACCAGCGCCCGGTTGGACAAGAGCAGCGGCACATGAAGGTTGACGCAGTGCGCGCCATAGCGGCGGGCGAGCGTTGCCGAGCAGGTTTCCGCGGCAAAGCCGAGAGCTGCCGGACGCGAACCGACCAGCTGAACCACGGTAAGGTCCGGAACCGTCACCCGCGGCGCGGCCTCCGCCACCCGGTAGACCGTTTCGCCCCAGGCAACGCCAAGCCGGTCGCCCGGTTCCAGCAGGCCTGGCAGCCAGTCGGCAACCACCCGGGTTACTCGGTCAAGGGACTGATCGGCTCCGGCGGGGGATGTCGGAACGACGATGGCGTCCTGCAGACCGAACCGGTCGACGAGACGGCGCGCCAGGTCGTGATCGCGGAAGATGTCCGTGTCCAGTGTGATGCGGACATAGTCGCGCTTTCGCGCTTCGGACAGATAGTTGACGACCGTCGCCCGCGAAATGCCGAGGCGCTCGGCGATCTCGTTCTGGTTCATGCCTTCCTGGTAGTAGCACCAGGTGACCTCGATGATGGCATCGTCCTGGCTGCGCGCCCTGGTGGCCGCGGAGGGTGCCGCGGCCTTGGTGCCGGTTGGCCGGGAACTGGTCGGGCCAGGGCTCATGCGCTCTTGGCGATCCTGCTGAGATCCGGGAAGAGGGCGGCAAGGCCTTCGGCGCTGGCCTCGCAGACACCGCGTTCGGTAATCAGGCCGGTGACGAGGTGGTTCGGCGTGACATCGAAGGCAGGATTGCCGCCGGGCGTGCCGACCGGTGTCACCTGCACGACGCCGATCTTGCCGTCGTCCGTCAGGCCCTGGATGTGCGTGACTTCGCGTTCCTGGCGTTCCTCGATCGGAATTTCGGCAACGCCGTCATCTACCGTCCAGTCGATGGTCGGTGAAGGCAGGGCAACGTAGAACGGCACGTTGTTGGCCTTGGCGGCGAGTGCCTTCAGATAGGTGCCGATCTTGTTGCAGACGTCGCCGCGGCGTGTGGTGCGGTCGGTTCCGACGATGACCATGTCGACAAGGCCGTGCTGCATCAGGTGGCCGCCGGCATTGTCGGTGATGTAGGTGTGGGGAATGCCGTGGCTGCCCAGTTCCCAGGAGGTGAGGGCGCCCTGGTTGCGCGGGCGGGTTTCATCCACCCAGACATGGATCGGAATGCCGGCGTCATGGGCCTGGTACATCGGGCTCGTCGCCGTGCCCCAGTCCACGGTCGCAATCCAGCCGGCGTTGCAATGGGTCAGGATGCGGACAGGCTCTCCGTCCTTCTTGCCCGCTGCGATCTTGCGGATGATCTCAAGACCATTCTGGCCGATGCTGTGGTTGATGCCGACATCCTCGTCGGAAATCTCGTGCGCGAGCTTCAGCGCTGCGGCGGGACGGTCGGCTTCCGGCAGCGGGAGCAGGTGTGCACGGCAGCGGTTGAGCGCCCAACGCAGGTTGATGGCCGTCGGCCGGGTCTTGTCGAGAAACTCCCAGGCCGTGTCCAGATGCGCATTGGACGGGTCGATCTTTGCGGCCAGTGCCATGCCGTAGGCAGCGGTTGCGCCAATGAGCGGCGCGCCGCGCACGCGCATCTCAACGATCGCGTCGGCGAAGTCCTGAAGTGTGTCGACCTGCTGGATGCGGAATTCGTGCGGCAGCCAGCGCTGATCGATGATCTGCAGGGCAGCCTTGTCGTCATCCCACCAGAGCGAGCGGTAATGAGTGCCGTTGACCTTCATGGGATGTCCTTTTTGTTGAATTGGCGCGCAAGCTTCACGAGCGCATCGGTCGAGCCGTAACTTTCTGGCGACAGGATGAGGTCGGCCCCCATCAGCAGGTTGCGCGTTTCCAGACGGCGCTTCAGCTGCTTGTCCTCGATTTCCTCGAAGTCGGCATTGTGGGCGAGCGACAGGGTGCGGCGGTGCATCTCGATACCGCAATAGCCCATGGCCTCGTTGCGGATTTCCTGCAGGAGGCCCGCACATGCGAAGTCCGATGCCTGCCCCTGATCCTCGAACAGGGAAGCCGGATAAAGCATGCCGGTGCGCTCGGTGTTCCAGAGGCGGGTGAACTCGGCCTCGAACGATGAGAAGGTTTCGGCGATGACCGACAGAACCCATTCCTGGAAATCGTCGAGTGTTTCCGCGCTACGATGGGCCGGCTGGCTGAAATAGGCCATCAGGAAGTTGGCCGTCAGCATGCCGATGTCGAAGCCGAGCGGGCCGTATTGCACGAATTCGGGATCGATGACGCGGCTGTCGCTGTCCGTGGACATGATCGAGCCACTGTGCAGGTCGCCGTGCACCATTGTTTCGGTGTTGGAGGCAAATTTCATCAGGAACCGCTGCACCTTTGCCTTCAGTTCGGCATTGGCGCGCAGGTCTGCCACAACGGGGTCGAGACCTTCCGTGTGGTGGTTCATTTCAGCAGCAAAATAAGGATCGGTGAAAACCAGCGCTTCGGTGATTGCAGGGATTTCCACGTTGCCGGCGAACAGGCTGACATCGGCCTTCTTGTCCACGCTCTTCATGGACAGTTCCGAGCCGCGAAACGCGGTGCGGGCGCAGAAGGTGCCAAGGAAAGTACCGAGCCCTGCAACCTTTTCACCATCGATCAGCTTGCGCCGCAGGATCTTGTGCGGCGAGAGGAATTCCATGACGATCAGCGCCTGGTCCTCATCGAAGTGGTAGACCTCCGGCACTGCGCCCGGATCACGGGCGGCCTGTCGCACAAGCGCATGGTTCTCGTAAAGCGCGCGATAAAGCGGTAGCGGCCAGCTGTCGCCCACCAGGCGCACATAGGGCAGTGCCTGCTTGACGATGATCGTGCCTTTGGGGCCCTCGACAATGAAGACGAGGTTCAGGTTGCCGTCGCCAACTTCGCGAACGGTCCAGTCAGACGGGTCTGCTCCGATCCTGTCCGCAACGGCGGAAATGCCGGAAAGTCTTTCGCCGAGCGTTTCCGGCGTGAGGGGCCGATAGAGGTCTGGCGTGTCCATCTTGGGTCTTGTTCCTCCCTATTTTGCCCCGATAATGGTCAAGATTATTCAAAAGTCAACACAGTTGACAAATGCCTATTTAGCGTGTTGTAACGATGAGAAGCGGGGGAGGAACTCGCAAAAATATCGGGAGGAAAGGTGCCAGACGTCACCTGTAAATTGAGCGGCTTGGAAAAGTCCTTCGGGCGCAACCACGTGCTTCGGGGGATCGATCTGGAGCTGCGCGCCGGCGAAGTCACGGCGCTGATGGGAGCCAACGGTGCCGGCAAGTCGACGCTGGTGAAGGTCCTGTGCGGCTATCATTTTGCCGATGCCGGCGAGATCGAGCTGGCCGGTGCGCCCTTCAAGCCGCTTGATGCGGCCGATGCTATCTCAAAGGGTGTCGTGACCGTTCACCAGTCCATTGATGACGGTGTCATTCCGGATCTCGATGTTGCCACCAACCTGACGCTGGACCTCCTGACCGAACCGGGCGCCGATTTCTTCGTCAACGACAGGAAACTTCGGCGGCAGGCCCGCAAGGTTGCCGAAAGCATGGGGCTGACGATGGACGTGCGCACCCGTGTTGCGGATCTGGAGGTTGCCGACCGCCAGATGATCGCGATCGCACGTGCCATGGCCCGCGCGCCGAAATTGCTCATTCTGGACGAGCCGACCTCATCACTGTCCGCTTCCGAAGCCGACCGCCTGTTCGCGCTGATTGACCGGCTGCGTGCGGAAGGTGTCGCCATTCTCTATATTTCCCACCGCATGTCGGACATCCGCCGCGTGGCCGACCGGATCGTTTCCATGCGCGACGGGGCGATTTCCGGCCTGTTCGAGGCAGAGCCGCTGGACTATGTCGGCGCGGTCAACGCCATGCTTGGCCACCAGATGACCGAGGTCGATATCGATCCGGTTGCCGGCGGCGATCCGATCCTGGAAGTCGATGGTGTGCGCCTACACGAAAATGGCCCGCAGATCGATCTGACTGCTCGCGAAGGCGAAGTGGTAGCCCTGACGGGTCTGCTCGGCAGCGGCACCACGGAACTGGCGGAAGTGCTGTTTGGCCTTGCGAAACCGGCTGGCGGCACCTTGCGCCTGGACGGCAAGGCCTACACTCCGAAGAGTGCGGAAGACGCCGTCGCCAAGGGTGTGTTCATGTCGCCCAAGGACCGCAGCGTGAACGCCGTGGTGCCGGACTTCGACA includes these proteins:
- a CDS encoding sugar-binding transcriptional regulator → MSPGPTSSRPTGTKAAAPSAATRARSQDDAIIEVTWCYYQEGMNQNEIAERLGISRATVVNYLSEARKRDYVRITLDTDIFRDHDLARRLVDRFGLQDAIVVPTSPAGADQSLDRVTRVVADWLPGLLEPGDRLGVAWGETVYRVAEAAPRVTVPDLTVVQLVGSRPAALGFAAETCSATLARRYGAHCVNLHVPLLLSNRALVEELKREPVIRMQLDAVADCNKTIFACGTCTADSHVVHTGLLDPADVDPCAERGAIGVICGRLIDHDGNGLNREIEDRMIAVTLDQMRGKDMGLLVGSGPDRARPMLAALRGGYATHIATCSETATEMLYLTENNA
- the mtnA gene encoding S-methyl-5-thioribose-1-phosphate isomerase, whose product is MKVNGTHYRSLWWDDDKAALQIIDQRWLPHEFRIQQVDTLQDFADAIVEMRVRGAPLIGATAAYGMALAAKIDPSNAHLDTAWEFLDKTRPTAINLRWALNRCRAHLLPLPEADRPAAALKLAHEISDEDVGINHSIGQNGLEIIRKIAAGKKDGEPVRILTHCNAGWIATVDWGTATSPMYQAHDAGIPIHVWVDETRPRNQGALTSWELGSHGIPHTYITDNAGGHLMQHGLVDMVIVGTDRTTRRGDVCNKIGTYLKALAAKANNVPFYVALPSPTIDWTVDDGVAEIPIEERQEREVTHIQGLTDDGKIGVVQVTPVGTPGGNPAFDVTPNHLVTGLITERGVCEASAEGLAALFPDLSRIAKSA
- a CDS encoding carbonic anhydrase — translated: MTFPAHLLEGYGRYLNKGFVRYKETHERLAVYGQTPDVMVISCCDSRVTPEGIFNVGPGELFVVRNVANLVPPYEDTEGQHGTSAAIEFAVNGLKVKHIVIMGHGQCGGVKAFRENANAPMATGQFIGRWIKLLEPAAIAMACMPVDKADDPQLAMEYAGIRQSLKNLMTFPFIEAAVSAGSLSLHGSWFDIGSGELRVMDAETQRFSTTAPEVLATAG
- a CDS encoding methylmalonyl-CoA mutase family protein, translated to MSGMSASGESRPEKDRPWIFRTYAGHSTAAESNKLYRGNLAKGQTGLSVAFDLPTQTGYDPDDALARGEVGKVGVPVAHLGDMRTLFQDIPLERMNTSMTINATAPWLLSLYIAAADEQGADRKLLSGTTQNDIIKEYLSRGTYVFPPAPSLRLTTDVIAWTYSNMPKWNPMNVCSYHLQEAGATPVQELSFALATAVAILDSIKASGAIPDEDFPKAVGRISFFVNAGMRFITEMCKMRAFTELWDEICLERYGVEDERYRRFRYGVQVNSLGLTEPQPENNVYRILIEMLAVVLSKNARARAVQLPAWNEALGLPRPFDQQWSLRMQQIVAYETDLLDYADIFDGSAEITRKVEELKAQAREELARIDAMGGAVAAVDSSYMKRQLVEANSARLAAIEGGDQVVVGVNRWTDSEPSPLAAGEDGGILTVSEHVEEEAVEKVKAWRDARDQAAVETALADLKAAAQEGRNIMEPSIAAAKAGATTGEWGRTLREVFGEYRAPTGVGQAVRDNAGTLADIRSDVEAVSKKLGRRLKFLVGKPGLDGHSNGAEQIAVRARDCGMEVVYEGIRLTPAQIVNAAVEEDVHVIGLSILSGSHLALVRDVMDRLRAAGADDIPVVVGGIIPDEDAAQLKAQGIAAVYTPKDFQLTDIMADVVKIVGNRAEQAA
- a CDS encoding class II aldolase/adducin family protein is translated as MLKTPYQDTPELRQAIIDSCKEMNSRGINQGTSGNISARAGDRMIITPSGVPYDRMTPEMLASIPLDGDSAFEGPLPPSTEWQFHLALLRAKPDMHAVVHAHPVHCTALAINRMEIPSCHYMIALFGGDTVPLAGYALFGSDELAREVTDVMKDRQGCLMANHGAVVVGETLEKGLWRLEELEVLAKAYILSRTIGSPHILSKSEIDAVLGAVKNYGMKTEV
- a CDS encoding DinB family protein — encoded protein: MLVDPVLYRRMAKYNSWMTEKVYAAADLMSDEDRKADRGAFFRSVHSTLNHILFADRAWMSRFTGRKYEIKGMGVDLFENFDELKAAHFDMCLQISDFAEWLTIDWLAEDLEWTSGQDGIPRSRPRWMLVTHMFNHQTHHRGQVSTLLTQAGHDIGVTDLPFMPDLV
- a CDS encoding sugar ABC transporter ATP-binding protein translates to MPDVTCKLSGLEKSFGRNHVLRGIDLELRAGEVTALMGANGAGKSTLVKVLCGYHFADAGEIELAGAPFKPLDAADAISKGVVTVHQSIDDGVIPDLDVATNLTLDLLTEPGADFFVNDRKLRRQARKVAESMGLTMDVRTRVADLEVADRQMIAIARAMARAPKLLILDEPTSSLSASEADRLFALIDRLRAEGVAILYISHRMSDIRRVADRIVSMRDGAISGLFEAEPLDYVGAVNAMLGHQMTEVDIDPVAGGDPILEVDGVRLHENGPQIDLTAREGEVVALTGLLGSGTTELAEVLFGLAKPAGGTLRLDGKAYTPKSAEDAVAKGVFMSPKDRSVNAVVPDFDIANNMTLPFLGAFSRFSFLSERGQRRAADDMIGKIGIVCQGNGDGINTLSGGNQQKVMIGRWLLQASRVLLLDEPFQGVDIGARRDIGHYIRQTAKGRTTLVFVAEIDEALEIADRIVVMHEAAIVGEYINKNVDLNRLVADVSGPAGGQGQSEPATQAMAG
- a CDS encoding sensor domain-containing diguanylate cyclase, with the protein product MIRKPISRITSVLIGLRDGTSLRQQIALLAASLCILSIAVAAFGAALIARGEAIRENRWDLTLVARSMAQRLDQTMFDRYREVRNVADMELLKPVWTRNPDIIRETLDQLQRSLPQYAWIGFASVDGTVVAATKGMLEGVSVAERPWFVSGLKGPAVEDVHLAKLLDHLLRTSPDEAPFRFVDVAMPVKDENGKLAGVLGAHMSWSWAEETRRDVLENNLGKEGLDLFVLARDGTVLVGEDAEGASLSREAAAYDPGNPDMVVAEVETSGLGDYPGLGWKVAVQQPVSVVSARVAALVRNIFLIGFAVACLSALLAWLASRTISQPLLGLVTALDRIGRDEKETTVPRLHGFRELSQVSASVRSLLRRLGAVEESARTARDMLAVLKDEYSRNIRSSEERNRQLGADIRSLRTLAEHDSLSGLLNRRAFQPFAEDAFATFQRHDRLFSVLMIDADHFKTVNDQFGHRAGDDVIRAIGDAIVEEIRSTDKAARFGGEEFVLLLRENDANGAWVLAERIRLRIAALTVDAGVGNISVTVSIGLAEVTADDRDVEDTIARADQALYIAKSSGRNRVCVDYPTPRSQSA
- the mtnK gene encoding S-methyl-5-thioribose kinase gives rise to the protein MDTPDLYRPLTPETLGERLSGISAVADRIGADPSDWTVREVGDGNLNLVFIVEGPKGTIIVKQALPYVRLVGDSWPLPLYRALYENHALVRQAARDPGAVPEVYHFDEDQALIVMEFLSPHKILRRKLIDGEKVAGLGTFLGTFCARTAFRGSELSMKSVDKKADVSLFAGNVEIPAITEALVFTDPYFAAEMNHHTEGLDPVVADLRANAELKAKVQRFLMKFASNTETMVHGDLHSGSIMSTDSDSRVIDPEFVQYGPLGFDIGMLTANFLMAYFSQPAHRSAETLDDFQEWVLSVIAETFSSFEAEFTRLWNTERTGMLYPASLFEDQGQASDFACAGLLQEIRNEAMGYCGIEMHRRTLSLAHNADFEEIEDKQLKRRLETRNLLMGADLILSPESYGSTDALVKLARQFNKKDIP